From the Saccharomyces paradoxus chromosome V, complete sequence genome, the window ACTTGATTCCGCTATACCTATTCATCAGTGTGCCGAGTTTCTGTTTATCTTTACGTAGTCTCACACATCTTATATTGGCCATATTTCGTTATGTGAGGATATTACGGGAATCTCCGGATTTACTTTAAACTGGGAAGGAGAAGTCCCTTTCTTCTGATTTGTGGGATCTGcaaaagaggaaagaataaatagGTAAAGCAGTGAAGCGTAGTGTTTGCCGGTTACAATTATGATCACTTTGAAACCCAATGCCGTTCGAACTTTCCGACAAGTGCAGCATTGCAGCATTCGCATTTGTCGGTATCAATCTACGAAATTAAGGAAGTTTCTGACACCTTTGCAAGAGTATGACAGACTGGTGAAATTGGGAAAGCTACGGGACGACACATATCAGCGTGGTATCATTTCCTCCTTAGGAGATTTGTATGATTCATTGGTTAAATATGTACCTCCGATTGTTAAGACGCCCAGTGCTATCGACCAAGTTGGCGGTTGGTTGAGTGGACTTAAATCCGTATTTAGTCGTGGGAAAGCTAAGAACATTGGGGCGTATGTGGATGTATCCAAAATCGGTAACTCGATACCTCGAGGAATTTACCTGTATGGAGATGTTGGCTGCGGGAAGACAATGTTGATGGACCTTTTTTATACTACAATTCCCAATCATTtgaccaaaaaaagaatacatTTTCACCAGTTCATGCAGTATGTTCATAAAAGGTCGCATGAAATCGttaaagaacaaaatttgaaagaactGGGCGATGCAAAAGGTAAAGAGATCGATACAGTTCCATTTCTGGCTGCAGAGATTGCAAATAATTCACATGTTCTATGTTTTGACGAATTCCAAGTCACTGACGTGGCAGACGCAATGATACTGAGAAGGCTAATGACTGCCTTACTATCTGATGATTATGGTGTGGTGCTTTTTGCGACCTCGAATAGACATCCGGATGAGTTGTATATTAACGGTGTTCAAAGGCAATCGTTTATTCCATGTATTGAATTGATAAAGCATAGAACTAAGGTTATCTTCTTAAATTCACCAACAGATTACCGTAAGATTCCAAGACCTGTGTCATCAGTCTACTACTTTCCGCCGAGTACCAGCATGAAATACGCATCGAAGGAGTGTAAAACCCGTCGAGAAAATCATATTAAAGAATGGTACAACTATTTTGCACAGGCTTCTCATACCGATGATTCCATTGATTCTCACACAGTGCATAAGACATTTTATGATTACCCATTAACTATATGGGGGAGAGAGTTTAAAGTCCCTAAGTGCACTCCACCTCGAGTCGCGCAGTTCACTTTCAAGCAATTATGCGGTGAGCCCCTGGCTGCAGGGGATTACTTAACGTTAgcaaagaattttgaagCGTTTATAGTAACGGATATTCCATATTTATCCATTTATGTTCGTGATGAAGTGAGAAGATTTATTACGTTTTTAGACGCCGTATATGACAGTGGTGGGAAACTGGCCACCACAGGTGCGGCGGATTTTACTTCCTTATTTGTGGAACCTGAACAGATACTTAATGATTTTGAGTTACGTCCAACAACCAAAGAATCTGATAGCGTCGATACTGGTTTGGTAGATGAGATGGTTGAGAAACACGGTTTCTCGAAAGAGATTGCCAAGAAATCACAAATGTTTGCtcttgatgaagaaagatttGCCTTTGCCCGTGCCTTGAGTAGACTGTCACAGATGAGCTCAACCGATTGGGTTACTAAGCCTAGATACTAAACCGTATGTAACAAAAGTGCTTATTTATATTCCTGTATTTATCCTAAACACGAACTCTACGATCGTCTAACAATTGCCGTAGTGGCACCATTAACAATAGTACTGCTACTACTGATATTACTCACCTGATTTTTTCGTTACCCGAACGAAAATTTGATTAGGAACGGGGATTGTTAAAAGACAATGGCAGTACAGATAAAGGTTGATGAAGCAACAGTAGAATAAATCAGCATTTGTAGTGCGTAGGTTCCTAACAGCGTTgtgaaaaaagttcaaaaatgtCTGGTAATAGAGAGCAAGTCTTCCCTACGCGTATGACGCTGGGTTTGATGAAGACCAAGTTGAAAGGTGCCAACCAAGGTTATTCTTTATTAAAGCGTAAGTCTGAGGCCCTAACAAAGAGATTCAGAGATATTACCAAAAGAATTGATGATGCTAAGCAAAAGATGGGGAGGGTTATGCAAACTGCTGCCTTTTCCTTGGCCGAAGTTTCATATGCAACAGGTGAAAACATTGGCTACCAAGTGCAAGAAAGTGTCTCTACTGCAAGATTTAAGGTGAGAGCACGTCAAGAAAACGTCAGTGGTGTTTACTTGTCTCAGT encodes:
- the AFG1 gene encoding Afg1p (Protein that may act as a chaperone for cytochrome c oxidase subunits~similar to YEL052W), translated to MITLKPNAVRTFRQVQHCSIRICRYQSTKLRKFLTPLQEYDRLVKLGKLRDDTYQRGIISSLGDLYDSLVKYVPPIVKTPSAIDQVGGWLSGLKSVFSRGKAKNIGAYVDVSKIGNSIPRGIYLYGDVGCGKTMLMDLFYTTIPNHLTKKRIHFHQFMQYVHKRSHEIVKEQNLKELGDAKGKEIDTVPFLAAEIANNSHVLCFDEFQVTDVADAMILRRLMTALLSDDYGVVLFATSNRHPDELYINGVQRQSFIPCIELIKHRTKVIFLNSPTDYRKIPRPVSSVYYFPPSTSMKYASKECKTRRENHIKEWYNYFAQASHTDDSIDSHTVHKTFYDYPLTIWGREFKVPKCTPPRVAQFTFKQLCGEPLAAGDYLTLAKNFEAFIVTDIPYLSIYVRDEVRRFITFLDAVYDSGGKLATTGAADFTSLFVEPEQILNDFELRPTTKESDSVDTGLVDEMVEKHGFSKEIAKKSQMFALDEERFAFARALSRLSQMSSTDWVTKPRY